Proteins from a single region of Paenibacillus sp. BIHB 4019:
- a CDS encoding methyl-accepting chemotaxis protein, producing the protein MFDWLGTRTGFPLWVSWKLNSGIKEDVEHIFEGVADTRKELLLQWADEYWGHMERLSNQLSDGLSALQAAAFSKDQQKWIAPLLERSYARGMDFTELFLLDNHNHVAHSTYPTHIGTHYGEGSALSPGMQYSQEGASAGSRCFFGPYEDGITLKLGARTSSFHDKMTIMFMQPLLVNGSRVGTLCGRVPNDVLGDLIQRESGHVYPDSGDNYLFMAEPSLQRNIVPGTALSRSRFEDRTFTHGENLKDGVTTDWGTVSIKEHTELEIVFTDPATGELHPGVAGTIRNGSNLFAQFPGYSDYRHIAVIGKGVTFRMPHCPDLWGMMCEGDLEEVYRLRSIGWRQRKLQMYAALLQSVLTFLLASLVIGYMPLWGAAAVLGGFNLLFGVLFAMSVQRKESQRVTGHLERINRFIRINAEGKGDLTQRLSTKEFDCDETQELAKWINNMIDSLEGIMLQVKLTAAEVLSSQSVMNESSAHTALSTERVGSKVGHMIGSIRHQLKDIDKAKNAAGEMRDTLSVLERQAAEQIAVAQTEVGRIGEKMQHISTKVEDTNGTIRKFMKTVEEIRDVLQVIEEISSQTNLLALNASIEAARVGEQGRGFAVVASEIRKLADLTKKSTEEVHGITRQIYSEAEQAYHSMDEGTKVVEEGTDLVAAAARTLQSAQADDQRKTQVVEEVVKLMEQIAEVSLQNRSVSSDVEGQVQELIVEMDNVRHTSTNVESITMLLQQLVGQFKLTESRVR; encoded by the coding sequence GCTGCAATGGGCGGATGAGTATTGGGGGCATATGGAGCGCCTGTCGAATCAATTGTCGGATGGCCTATCCGCATTGCAAGCTGCTGCATTTTCTAAGGACCAGCAGAAGTGGATAGCTCCTTTGCTCGAACGATCCTATGCGAGGGGTATGGATTTTACGGAGCTGTTCCTCCTAGACAACCACAATCATGTAGCTCACTCCACCTATCCCACCCATATAGGCACCCATTATGGAGAGGGCAGCGCGCTGTCTCCGGGCATGCAGTATTCCCAAGAAGGCGCTTCAGCAGGCAGCCGCTGTTTTTTTGGTCCTTACGAAGACGGGATTACACTTAAGCTAGGGGCCCGAACCTCCTCTTTTCACGACAAAATGACGATTATGTTCATGCAGCCGCTGCTTGTGAACGGCAGCCGGGTCGGAACGTTATGCGGGAGAGTGCCTAATGATGTGCTGGGCGATTTGATCCAGCGCGAGTCAGGACATGTCTATCCGGATTCGGGCGATAATTATTTGTTTATGGCCGAGCCTAGTTTGCAGCGTAATATCGTACCTGGTACAGCGTTATCCCGCAGCCGTTTTGAGGACCGTACGTTCACTCATGGCGAAAATCTAAAGGATGGCGTAACGACAGACTGGGGTACCGTGTCGATTAAGGAGCATACCGAGCTGGAAATTGTTTTCACCGATCCGGCAACGGGGGAGCTGCATCCTGGCGTCGCAGGAACCATTCGCAATGGCAGCAATTTATTCGCTCAGTTTCCTGGCTACTCGGATTATCGCCATATTGCCGTCATCGGCAAAGGCGTCACTTTCCGAATGCCGCATTGCCCTGATCTATGGGGGATGATGTGCGAGGGCGATCTGGAAGAGGTGTATCGGCTGCGCAGTATTGGCTGGCGGCAGCGCAAGCTGCAAATGTATGCAGCGCTGCTGCAAAGCGTTCTCACGTTTCTGCTTGCTTCTCTAGTCATTGGCTATATGCCGCTATGGGGAGCAGCAGCTGTGCTTGGCGGATTTAATTTGCTGTTCGGTGTTTTGTTTGCGATGTCGGTGCAGCGCAAGGAATCGCAGCGGGTAACTGGGCATCTAGAGCGGATTAATCGTTTTATTCGCATTAATGCCGAGGGGAAGGGTGATTTGACCCAGCGGCTGTCGACGAAAGAGTTCGATTGCGACGAGACGCAGGAGCTGGCAAAATGGATTAACAATATGATCGATTCACTCGAAGGCATTATGCTGCAGGTGAAGCTCACCGCTGCCGAGGTGCTGAGCAGCCAGTCCGTCATGAATGAGTCGTCTGCCCATACCGCCTTGTCAACGGAGCGTGTAGGCAGCAAGGTGGGCCATATGATTGGCAGCATTCGTCACCAGCTGAAGGATATCGACAAGGCAAAAAATGCTGCGGGTGAAATGCGCGATACGCTATCTGTACTGGAGCGCCAAGCGGCAGAGCAAATTGCGGTGGCGCAAACCGAGGTTGGCCGCATTGGGGAGAAGATGCAGCATATTTCCACCAAGGTAGAAGATACGAACGGTACGATTCGCAAGTTCATGAAGACGGTGGAGGAAATTCGCGATGTGCTTCAAGTAATCGAGGAAATATCGTCGCAAACCAATTTGCTGGCACTTAATGCTTCTATTGAAGCGGCGCGTGTTGGCGAGCAGGGCCGAGGCTTCGCGGTCGTTGCTTCCGAAATCCGCAAGCTGGCGGACTTGACGAAGAAATCGACAGAGGAAGTGCACGGCATTACGCGGCAAATTTATTCAGAAGCCGAGCAGGCCTATCATTCAATGGACGAGGGTACGAAGGTTGTAGAAGAGGGTACTGATCTCGTTGCTGCTGCAGCCCGCACCCTGCAATCGGCGCAGGCGGACGATCAGCGCAAAACGCAGGTTGTAGAGGAAGTGGTAAAACTGATGGAGCAAATTGCCGAAGTCAGCTTGCAAAACCGCTCGGTTTCCTCTGATGTGGAAGGACAAGTGCAGGAGTTGATTGTGGAGATGGACAACGTTCGCCATACCTCAACGAATGTCGAATCTATTACAATGCTGCTTCAACAGCTCGTGGGCCAATTCAAATTAACAGAGTCTAGAGTCAGATAG